A stretch of Lactiplantibacillus brownii DNA encodes these proteins:
- the mnmG gene encoding tRNA uridine-5-carboxymethylaminomethyl(34) synthesis enzyme MnmG, whose translation MTEVKEYTGRAYDVIVVGAGHAGSEAALAAARMGNRTLLMTINLDMVAFMPCNPSVGGPAKGIVVREIDALGGEMGRNIDKTYVQMRMLNTGKGPAVRALRAQADKHAYHSEMKHTIEREPNLTLRQGIVDGLIVEDGVCKGVITNTGARYSAKSVVLTTGTAARGKIIIGELMYSSGPNNSQPAMKLSGDLERLGFDLERFKTGTPPRVDGNTIDYSVTEEQPGDPEPHHFSFETKDEDYLDLAHQLSCWLTYTNETTHKIIRENLDRAPMFTGVIEGVGPRYCPSIEDKIVRFADKKRHQLFLEPEGRHTDEWYVQGLSTSMPEEVQQRILHSIKGLEDAEMMRPGYAIEYDVVSPYQLKATLETKLVKNLYTAGQTNGTSGYEEAAGQGLMAGINAGLRALDRGQFTLKRSDAYIGVMIDDLVTKGTKEPYRLLTSRAEYRLILRHDNADLRLTDKGHDLGLIDDERYAEFEAKRQAITDELDRLGKIRIKPSAEVNQFLRDHNSGELKDGVLAADFLKRPEVRYADLMKFIPASAEPLERHIIEQVEIQIKYAGYIKKAEDRVDHLKKMEAKKIPDRIDYDAIDGLATEAHQKLKKIQPATIAQASRISGVNPADIAILSVYIQQGRIAKVQN comes from the coding sequence ATGACAGAAGTAAAGGAATATACTGGCCGGGCCTATGACGTGATCGTCGTTGGGGCTGGTCATGCCGGCTCCGAAGCGGCATTAGCTGCTGCACGGATGGGCAATCGGACGTTACTCATGACCATTAACTTGGATATGGTTGCGTTTATGCCATGTAACCCCTCTGTTGGGGGTCCAGCTAAGGGAATTGTGGTCCGCGAAATCGACGCTTTAGGTGGCGAAATGGGCCGTAACATTGATAAGACTTACGTCCAGATGCGGATGCTCAATACTGGTAAAGGTCCAGCGGTGCGGGCTTTACGCGCGCAGGCTGATAAGCACGCTTACCATTCAGAAATGAAACATACGATTGAACGTGAACCTAACTTGACGTTGCGCCAAGGCATTGTCGATGGCTTGATCGTAGAAGATGGTGTCTGCAAAGGGGTCATCACGAATACTGGGGCGCGTTACAGTGCTAAGAGTGTCGTGTTGACCACTGGGACAGCCGCTCGTGGCAAGATCATCATTGGTGAATTGATGTATTCTTCTGGTCCAAACAATTCTCAACCAGCGATGAAATTATCGGGTGATTTGGAAAGACTAGGTTTTGACCTAGAACGTTTCAAGACTGGGACACCACCACGGGTTGATGGCAACACGATTGATTATAGTGTGACTGAAGAACAACCGGGTGATCCAGAACCCCATCATTTTAGCTTCGAAACTAAAGACGAAGACTATTTAGACTTGGCGCATCAATTATCTTGCTGGTTAACTTATACCAATGAGACGACGCACAAGATTATTAGAGAAAACCTCGATCGGGCGCCTATGTTTACGGGTGTGATTGAAGGGGTGGGTCCGCGGTATTGTCCTTCAATTGAAGATAAAATCGTGCGTTTCGCTGACAAGAAGCGTCACCAACTCTTCTTGGAACCAGAAGGTCGTCATACGGATGAATGGTACGTGCAAGGCTTATCGACCTCAATGCCAGAAGAAGTGCAACAACGTATTTTGCATTCAATTAAAGGCCTCGAAGACGCTGAAATGATGCGTCCAGGCTATGCAATTGAATACGATGTGGTGTCTCCTTACCAATTAAAAGCGACTTTGGAAACCAAGCTAGTTAAGAATCTTTATACTGCGGGTCAAACTAATGGAACTTCAGGCTATGAAGAAGCGGCTGGACAAGGGTTAATGGCCGGAATCAATGCCGGTTTACGAGCATTAGACCGTGGCCAATTCACTTTGAAGCGTAGTGATGCTTACATTGGTGTCATGATCGATGATTTAGTGACTAAGGGAACGAAAGAACCTTATCGTTTATTGACGAGTCGTGCCGAATATCGATTGATTTTGCGGCATGATAATGCTGATCTACGATTGACAGATAAAGGTCACGACTTAGGTTTGATTGATGATGAGCGTTATGCGGAATTTGAAGCAAAACGACAAGCTATCACAGATGAACTTGACCGTTTAGGCAAGATCCGAATCAAGCCTAGTGCTGAAGTTAATCAATTTTTGCGTGATCACAATTCTGGCGAACTTAAAGATGGCGTCTTGGCAGCGGACTTCTTGAAACGTCCCGAAGTACGCTATGCTGACTTGATGAAGTTTATCCCAGCCTCTGCGGAACCGTTGGAACGGCATATTATTGAACAAGTCGAGATTCAGATCAAGTACGCTGGCTACATCAAAAAGGCCGAAGACCGTGTCGACCATTTGAAGAAGATGGAAGCTAAGAAGATTCCAGATCGGATTGACTATGATGCTATCGATGGTTTAGCCACCGAAGCGCATCAAAAGTTAAAGAAGATCCAACCGGCAACGATTGCTCAAGCTTCGCGAATCAGCGGGGTTAACCCAGCAGATATCGCCATTTTGAGTGTTTATATTCAACAAGGGCGGATTGCCAAGGTTCAAAATTAA
- the mnmE gene encoding tRNA uridine-5-carboxymethylaminomethyl(34) synthesis GTPase MnmE → MPATTEFDTIAAISTPPGEGGISIIRISGDKTFEVVAQIFKGKDLRKVHSHTINYGHIVDPESQQEVDEVMASVMRAPKTYTREDIIEINCHGGLVATNEILQLILSHGARMAEPGEFTKRAFLNGRLDLSQAEAVMDLIRAKTDKSMKVALNQLDGDLSTLIRHLRQDILDVLAQVEVNIDYPEYDAVEAMTTKMLKEKAAEVGQSIDQLLATAKQGKVLREGLATAIIGRPNVGKSSLLNHLLHEDKAIVTDVAGTTRDVIEEYVNVRGVPLKLVDTAGIRDTDDKVEKIGVERSRKAIGAADLVLLVLDNSQPLTKEDQALLAETKSSKRIVILNKTDLPAKLDQAELFTAVDPADVMSMSVLQQAGVEQLEQRIAKMFFNEGIESSQNSVMVTNARHIGLLNQAKQALQDVQTGIAAGMPVDLVQIDMTRCWEFLGQITGDSYEDELIDQLFSQFCLGK, encoded by the coding sequence ATGCCAGCGACCACGGAATTTGACACGATTGCGGCGATCTCGACGCCACCTGGTGAAGGTGGGATCTCTATCATCCGCATTAGCGGTGATAAAACATTTGAGGTAGTTGCACAGATTTTTAAGGGGAAGGACTTACGTAAAGTTCACTCTCATACGATTAATTATGGACACATTGTGGACCCCGAATCGCAACAAGAAGTCGATGAAGTGATGGCTTCCGTCATGCGAGCGCCGAAAACGTACACTCGTGAAGATATCATTGAAATCAATTGTCATGGTGGCTTAGTTGCTACGAATGAGATTCTCCAGTTGATTTTGAGTCACGGTGCGCGGATGGCCGAACCTGGTGAGTTTACGAAACGGGCCTTTTTAAATGGTCGGCTTGATTTATCCCAAGCTGAAGCCGTCATGGATCTGATCCGTGCGAAAACGGACAAATCGATGAAAGTTGCCTTAAACCAGTTAGATGGGGATCTATCGACCTTAATTCGTCACTTACGGCAAGATATCTTAGATGTATTGGCGCAAGTTGAAGTGAATATCGATTATCCTGAATATGATGCAGTTGAAGCGATGACGACTAAAATGTTGAAGGAAAAAGCGGCCGAAGTTGGTCAAAGCATTGATCAATTATTAGCCACGGCCAAGCAAGGTAAAGTCTTACGTGAAGGCTTAGCCACAGCGATTATTGGGCGACCAAACGTGGGTAAATCCAGTTTGCTAAACCATTTATTGCATGAAGACAAAGCCATCGTGACGGATGTTGCTGGGACGACGCGAGATGTCATTGAAGAGTACGTGAACGTTCGCGGCGTGCCGTTGAAGTTAGTGGATACGGCCGGGATTCGAGATACCGATGATAAAGTCGAAAAGATCGGGGTCGAACGTAGTCGTAAAGCGATTGGCGCAGCGGATCTCGTGCTATTAGTTTTGGATAACAGTCAGCCGCTAACCAAAGAAGATCAGGCTTTGTTAGCTGAAACTAAATCGTCAAAACGAATCGTTATTTTAAATAAAACAGATTTACCTGCTAAATTAGACCAAGCGGAATTATTCACAGCGGTCGATCCGGCTGATGTGATGAGCATGTCCGTGTTGCAGCAAGCAGGTGTTGAGCAACTTGAACAACGGATTGCGAAAATGTTCTTTAATGAAGGCATTGAGAGCAGTCAGAATAGTGTCATGGTCACTAATGCGCGACATATCGGGTTGTTAAATCAAGCCAAACAAGCGCTCCAAGACGTCCAAACAGGGATTGCAGCGGGGATGCCGGTTGACTTGGTCCAAATTGATATGACACGTTGTTGGGAATTTCTCGGGCAAATTACCGGGGATAGCTATGAAGATGAATTAATCGACCAATTATTTAGCCAGTTCTGTTTGGGTAAGTAA
- the jag gene encoding RNA-binding cell elongation regulator Jag/EloR codes for MTVFEGNTVAAATAAGLKQMHLTRDQVELEVVAEPKKGFLGLGKQAAQVRLTAKPQSAAPASATEQPVKSATRPASAAAAVKNQPKVTAKPVAQPKPQSVSKLAPASTQSVVSSAAKVVIATSAANSSVAASATPERTPEQIAARQAANEQAVRDLSAYLLEIVKQLGITADLDVDFGNRYATLNFDTEKQGLLIGKHGRTINALQDLAQVYMNHHGASHVNVVLDVDDYRERREETLQRLAESTAREAIATGKQVFLDPMPSFERKLIHAELANNRHVTTFSEGRDPHRAVVVAARK; via the coding sequence ATGACAGTATTTGAAGGTAATACCGTCGCAGCTGCTACGGCGGCTGGTTTAAAACAAATGCATTTAACCCGTGATCAGGTTGAGCTTGAAGTCGTTGCGGAACCAAAGAAGGGCTTTTTAGGTTTGGGCAAACAAGCGGCACAAGTTCGACTAACGGCTAAACCGCAATCTGCTGCGCCAGCTAGTGCCACTGAACAACCAGTGAAGTCAGCAACGCGTCCGGCCAGTGCTGCGGCTGCTGTAAAAAATCAGCCCAAGGTGACGGCCAAGCCGGTTGCCCAGCCAAAACCACAGTCTGTGAGCAAGCTAGCACCAGCTTCAACGCAATCAGTAGTCTCTTCGGCAGCAAAAGTTGTGATCGCAACTTCAGCGGCCAACTCGAGCGTAGCCGCATCCGCGACACCAGAACGGACGCCTGAACAAATCGCCGCCCGGCAAGCAGCCAATGAGCAAGCGGTGCGTGACTTGAGCGCCTACTTATTAGAAATTGTGAAACAGTTGGGCATCACGGCGGACTTAGACGTTGATTTTGGGAATCGCTATGCGACCTTGAATTTTGATACTGAAAAACAAGGGCTCTTAATTGGCAAACATGGTCGCACGATCAATGCCTTGCAGGATTTGGCACAAGTTTATATGAATCATCATGGCGCGTCACATGTGAATGTGGTTTTAGATGTCGATGACTATCGGGAACGTCGTGAGGAAACGTTGCAACGGCTAGCGGAAAGTACGGCCCGGGAAGCGATTGCGACCGGCAAGCAAGTTTTTCTAGATCCAATGCCATCGTTTGAACGCAAATTAATCCATGCGGAACTAGCCAATAATCGCCACGTGACTACGTTCTCGGAAGGTCGCGATCCTCATCGGGCCGTCGTGGTTGCCGCGCGCAAATAA